From Cyclopterus lumpus isolate fCycLum1 chromosome 4, fCycLum1.pri, whole genome shotgun sequence, a single genomic window includes:
- the prrc2c gene encoding protein PRRC2C isoform X6 produces MSEKSGQSTKAKDGKTKYATLSLFNTYKGKSLETQKTAVAARHGLQSLGKVASSRRMPPPANLPSLKAENKGNDPNVNIVPKDGSGWASRPEGGEERQQETPPPPIKPPVVVQPPEPSIGASRSWANSKPTQPEGAPRVSSHFQQEFPSLQAAGEAEKGDEQEEEEPYGPGPSLRPQNVGSWREGGGRNLITAPVPPEMDNKALEEGAPVLGTPTPPGEAEEPGGSVAADVKRDGRERLPPSVAPPPQPKVNGGQQPPAGGPTNFDPAFRGMMPPYMFHAYPQMTLAPGQGNFRYPVPQDGAKMVRGPRPIRPQQGHPQAWLKDPDRPSIISLTELKELDNLDTDTDEGWAGAQMEVDYTEKLNFSDDEENQAAKEKRENWEWMGKVERMRSRPPDGQEGAEDRGGIKISRVDGDPRAPSPGGVGQHNKSAAPQDYQGGVRSVAGGAQRVAKQPQAAAAPGADEDPEAWRQKRKKPQEVSEAVERARQRRGEEERRMEEQRLAACAEKLKRLNEKYRQANEAKTALPSTANDEEGAAQEEESSPAPPPPPAASSPLPSIPDSQSQAPIVEAPLPEREDRDEEKTEREHERVEPSVEVEVEVEVEVEEEEEEEEQEQQQVVEVEVHLPRQPSPPVQRPVAEAPEPQSEGESCSLEVGPPMEENQVDGTTVPIRDYFNMEDNRVDEPHLHMDTPGGEEAPVAPPQLEGEAAAAMRPSLTSGYSKQFQKSLPPRFLRQQEQMKQQQWQQQQHQSGGSVSPSGGSGSIPAPPPPPPPQQQQQPQQQQTQQQQQQHRSMYQPMGPHHQHLASMGFDPRWLMMQSYMDPRMMSGRPPMDMSTNIHPGRMPPKQIVRREPGDNSGSSSDSFDHLTRPIRDHGLPSDSRMVWGSEPYPQSEPLPSVTPPKGREDIKEPRMDSPLDLPAIYPQDHSALDSHKSNFFQDPTESLSAFTQGPEDTTGPLDRVPVGSAFDLEEPGLPSGEEVEALGQAMLQRRFSQGSSHSLKLEEPRFDGLSLGATSLELQDTGEQADDKPQNELYPQAAVTSNRATPPADGLHKQEKLPLPATSKQRAELRWGARSGAGRREGPGGERPVRRSGPIKKPVLRDMKEEREQREEREKRHERGERGGDRSKKEPSAKAPTAAAAVSEGARPQSEGKREAAEETPTAHQKDSQPSSGVPTSSPQEEKTDKPPSNDKHPEPKLPLRKESNLPPRSYRREEREREREREKEIDGDRDRDRDRDRDREWPVDSNFKGRGRGEYYARGRSFRGTYGGRNRGGGGRGRSRAEFNYREPRSRSDLPSVGGAAAFRNREESETRSESSDFEVIPKRRRRRGSDTDSESEGGRESASDTGPSDREPSTKPSHPLRRELPGEARPGPHKPGFGPPHMGERVGPRGEDDGRPKPGFLQKGEPSRRGRGGLYSRRGGARERGGPRLGPLRRPGARESSSQWPSKPMETFRPEDTESTSRYDNPAADRRYPRSDGRKFGDMASQSSRERPRRSRPARPPRQDKPPRFRRLKEREAAVLASGEPAPSPPVPLLPGSAAAGPNQSSRSPTRSRTHASVLAEAAAADLSSPADAASPGTSSPTTTAVGTKSPDLSNQNSSDQANEEWETASESSDFNERREREERKGALEAANEAASAASAPVPAPPQGSLTPNKSPPDRGVTPRREGAPAAKRSFSSQRPVERPNRRGNSGAKPGRGYAGVKGERRGGAKSGRKGPAAQQNLEGGAQTAGGASQRPTKDQSGRRKDEAKQAAAKKPKENALSQFDLNNYASVVIIDDHPEVTTTEDPQSNAIDDGFTEVVSRKQQKRLQDEEKRKKEEQTPQNWSKKGSGEKGRGGGGKLPPRFAKKQSSQQQQQQQQQQQQSSQPPVVPPPQAQPQPLISAAQHPHLAPAQPAAAAASPQTLEGAAAPPPSVSAAAVDFTSKSLLPAQTHGTLGTELWESKVAGSTVLPDAKKLGPISPPQPPSVSAWNKPLTSFTGTVSEGVKPGSEAGAELVMDIIQFGAPSSAGSTDSDGVPALLEIVSENKLPAPKEQRQKQPRAGPIKTQKLPEMEPVETKEYKPGPIGKERSLKNRKAKDARGGDGDGMEGGVPGGVVSRATDSSPPIIDATVPELGGDIEGMITIPSAEYNSNSKESVTDYTTPSSSLADSVPTGVNKIEESLVANVALPHSLPLPRRETLQQSSSLSTVSPATVDLTLKMESARKAWENSPILEKNSPVTSSSSPITPGASSYSTFSSASMPQIPVASVTPSTSLSGAGTYTTSSLSTKTTTASDPPNICKVKPQQLQGGSLSSSSSSSSSSFSQLGCMPTLLPQQQQTPQVYVSQSAAAQIPAFYMDTSHLFSAPHPRLAPPSMAQQQAFQPGISQPTAVQQMPIPLYAPLQGQHQHQQQHQQHQHQHQQHHQHQHQHHQQHHQHQAQLGLGTGPPVSQQQDLFSSSLQPYRSQQAFMQSSLSQPSMMLSGPSLHSYAGVQASELGKPQSNLAYQQASSAQHIPILFEPQLNQPSGMGASQLIDTHLLQARQGMSQHSNMYSGQVQQHGQSSYYSNTQSPSSAMQQMTVSMPSSQLSLSNYGSGGGPPLLALPPTPPQVQPPNINRQPPISQPYRSIMGPNHSMMQPPTSKMDMDLKLFGGGMDVKPGTPPIGARSTTPTSSHYRASSTSPSNQSSKINSMLYQKQFQASSAGMRMAQHFPGQFNPQILSQPNIVSPLVRPPHINSFAGGVQRSPMGPPMSPNVGGGLMPHPHPRPQHPQHSQHLPRGPPVPSLAPRGTHLAMKAEQDLKAKQRAEVLQATHKFFSEQQQLKATQLSKASRLDQGGKPPLDASAPNHQASADRPDLDKPPISTAKPIRTGPIKPQAMKPEEGK; encoded by the exons ACAGGAGTTTCCCAGCTTGCAGGCGGCTGGCGAGGCGGAGAAAGGGgacgagcaggaggaggaggagccttaTGGACCGGGCCCCAGCCTCAGACCTCAAA ATGTTGGCAGTTGGCGTGAGGGTGGAGGCAGGAATTTAATCACCGCGCCCGTCCCCCCTGAGATGGACAACAAGGCCCTGGAGGAGGGCGCCCCGGTCCTCGGTACCCCTACACCGCCGGGGGAAGCCGAGGAGCCTGGGGGAAGCGTAGCCGCTGACGTTAAGAGGGATGGCAGGGAGCGGTTGCCCCCCTCCGTCGCCCCCCCTCCTCAGCCCAAAGTTAACGGCGGGCAGCAGCCTCCCGCTGGAGGGCCGACTAACTTCGACCCTGCCTTCAGGGGCATGATGCCCCCCTAC ATGTTCCACGCCTATCCTCAGATGACTCTGGCCCCGGGGCAAGGAAACTTCAGATACCCTGTACCACAAGACGGAGCCAA GATGGTCAGGGGTCCTCGTCCAATACGACCCCAGCAGGGACACCCCCAGGCCTGGCTCAAGGACCCAGACCGACCCTCCATCATCAGCCTGACGGAACTCAAAGAGCTGGACAACTTGGACACCGATACCGACGAGGGCTGGGCAG GAGCTCAGATGGAGGTGGACTACACCGAGAAACTGAACTTCAGCGACGAtgaagagaaccaagctgctaaggagaaaagagaaaactg GGAGTGGATGGGTAAAGTGGAGCGTATGCGATCTCGGCCGCCAGATGGTCAGGAGGGGGCCGAGGACCGCGGGGGCATTAAAATCTCCCGGGTCGACGGTGACCCCAGAGCGCCATCACCTGGCGGTGTGGGGCAGCACAACAAGTCAGCTGCCCCACAGGACTACCAG GGGGGCGTCCGTTCTGTTGCTGGTGGAGCCCAACGCGTGGCCAAACAACCGCAGGCCGCGGCGGCGCCCGGCGCCGACGAGGACCCCGAAGCCTGGCGACAGAAGCGCAAGAAGCCTCAGGAGGTTTCTGAAGCCGTGGAGCGAGCGAGGCAGCGGCGGGGAGAAGAGGAACGGCGGATGGAAGAACAGCGGCTCGCCGCTTGCGCTGAAAAACTCAAGCgtttaaatgaaaaatatcgGCAGGCGAACGAGGCCAAAACTGCCCTTCCGTCGACCGCCAACGACGAAGAGGGAGCTGCCCAAGAGGAAGAGTCCTCGccggctcctcctccacctcctgccgCATCCAGTCCTCTACCTTCCATCCCAGATTCACAGTCGCAAGCCCCGATCGTGGAGGCGCCTCTACCTGAGAGGGAGGACcgagacgaggagaagacggaGCGAGAACACGAGAGAGTAGAACCaagtgtggaggtggaggtggaggtggaggtggaggtggaggaggaggaggaggaggaggagcaggagcagcagcaggtggtggaggtggaggtgcaccTGCCTCGCCAGCCCAGCCCCCCTGTCCAGAGACCAGTGGCCGAAGCTCCAGAGCCCCAGAGCGAGGGCGAGAGCTGCTCGCTTGAAGTCGGCCCTCCAATGGAGGAGAACCAGGTAGACGGGACAACAGTGCCCATCCGAGACTAtttcaacatggaggacaacaGAG TGGATGAGCCCCACCTGCACATGGACACCCCCGGTGGCGAGGAGGCCCCCGTGGCGCCACCGCAGCTggaaggagaagcagcagctgcCATGCGTCCCTCTCTTACCTCGGGCTATTCCAAACAGTTTCAAAAATCCTTACCGCCTCGTTTCCTCCGACAGCAG GAGCAGATGAAGCAGCAACAAtggcaacaacagcagcaccaGAGTGGGGGCTCCGTGTCTCCATCGGGTGGCAGCGGCAGCattccagctcctccaccaccaccaccaccacaacaacaacaacaaccacaacaacaacaaacacaacagcagcagcagcaacaccgCTCCATGTATCAACCCATGGGCCCCCACCACCAGCACCTGGCCTCCATGGGGTTTGACCCCCGCTGGCTCATGATGCAGTCCTACATGGACCCCCGCATGATGTCGGGACGTCCTCCCATGGACATGTCGACTAACATTCATCCTG GGAGGATGCCTCCGAAGCAGATTGTGCGCAGAGAGCCCGGCGACAACTCCGGCTCCAGCTCTGACTCCTTCGACCATTTGACTCGACCAATCCGTGACCACGGCCTGCCGTCGGACTCGCGCATGGTGTGGGGCTCGGAGCCGTACCCGCAGTCGGAGCCGCTGCCGTCCGTAACTCCTCCGAAAGGACGGGAAGATATCAAGGAGccgag GATGGACTCTCCTTTGGATCTCCCAGCCATATATCCCCAGGACCACAGTGCATTGGACTCTCATAAAAGTAACTTCTTCCAGGACCCTACAGAGTCCCTGTCAGCGTTTACCCAGGGCCCAGAGGACACAACGGGGCCTCTAGACCGGGTACCCGTCGGCTCAGCCTTTGATCTTGAGGAGCCGGGCCTTCCCAGTGGGGAAGAGGTAGAAGCTCTTGGTCAGGCTATGCTCCAGAGGAGGTTCTCCCAGGGCTCCAGCCACTCCCTCAAGCTGGAGGAGCCCAGGTTTGACGGGCTATCCCTGGGAGCTACATCTCTAGAGCTGCAGGACACGGGAGAACAGGCTGACGATAAGCCCCAGAATGAACTCTACCCCCAAGCTGCGGTGACTAGCAACAGGGCGACGCCTCCTGCCGATGGATTACACAAACAAGAGAAGCTGCCTCTGCCAGCCACTAGCAAGCAGAGAGCCGAGCTGCGCTGGGGTGCGAGATCGGGCGCCGGTCGCAGAGAAGGACCAGGGGGAGAGAGACCCGTTCGCAGGTCGGGGCCGATAAAGAAGCCCGTCCTCAGGGACATGAAGGAGGAGcgagagcagagagaagagcGAGAGAAGCGTcacgagagaggagaaagaggcgGTGACCGGTCCAAAAAGGAGCCGTCGGCCAAAGCGCCCACTGCGGCCGCCGCCGTGTCCGAGGGCGCCAGGCCTCAGAGTGAGGGCAAGAGGGAAGCCGCCGAGGAAACGCCGACCGCCCATCAGAAAGACTCCCAGCCTTCATCGGGGGTTCCCACCTCTTCCCCTCAGGAGGAGAAAACAGACAAACCGCCCAGCAATGACAAACACCCAGAACCCAAACTGCCCTTGAGGAAGGAGTCCAATCTTCCTCCACGTTCCTACCggcgggaggagagagagagggaacgcgagagggagaaggaaaTAGACGGGGACCGGGACAGAGACCGGGACCGGGACAGAGACCGGGAGTGGCCCGTTGACTCTAACTTCAAAGGACGCGGTCGAGGGGAGTATTACGCCAGAGGACGGAGCTTCCGGGGGACTTACGGCGGCCGaaacaggggaggagggggtcgCGGTCGAAGCCGCGCAGAGTTCAATTACCGAGAGCCGCGCTCGCGCTCCGATTTACCTTCGGTTGGAGGCGCTGCCGCCTTTCGCAACCGGGAAGAGAGCGAAACGCGCAGCGAGAGCTCGGACTTTGAGGTCATTCCAAAACGTAGACGGCGTCGCGGTTCAGACACGGATTCTGAAAGCGAAGGCGGGAGAGAGTCCGCCAGCGATACCGGACCGTCTGACCGCGAGCCCAGCACCAAACCGAGCCACCCGTTGAGACGAGAGCTCCCCGGGGAGGCCCGGCCCGGGCCCCACAAGCCAGGCTTTGGACCTCCTCACATGGGGGAGAGGGTTGGACCGAGAGGCGAAGATGACGGCAGACCGAAGCCCGGATTCCTCCAGAAAGGAGAGCCTTCTCGGCGAGGAAGGGGAGGACTGTACAGTAGACGGGGTGGAGCGAGGGAGCGCGGCGGCCCCCGCCTGGGCCCTCTTAGACGGCCGGGAGCTAGAGAATCCTCTTCTCAGTGGCCCTCCAAACCCATGGAGACGTTCAGGCCCGAGGACACAGAGTCCACGTCGAGATACGACAATCCTGCAGCTGACCGACGATACCCGAGGTCCGACGGCAGGAAATTCGGAGACATGGCGTCCCAGAGTAGTAGAGAGAGGCCTCGGCGGTCCAGACCAGCGCGCCCCCCGAGGCAAGATAAACCTCCCCGGTTTAGGCGCTTGAAGGAACGGGAGGCTGCCGTGTTGGCTAGTGGAGAACCGGCCCCGAGTCCCCCTGTCCCTCTACTGCCAGGGTCTGCAGCTGCCGGTCCCAACCAGAGCTCTCGCTCCCCGACCCGGTCTAGAACTCATGCATCTGTGCTTGCTGAAGCGGCGGCCGCTGACTTGTCCTCTCCTGCGGACGCAGCCTCGCCCGGGAccagcagccccaccaccaCCGCGGTCGGCACCAAGTCCCCCGACCTGTCCAACCAGAACTCTTCGGACCAAGCCAACGAGGAATGGGAAACGGCGTCCGAGAGCAGCGACTTCAACGAAAGGAGAGAGcgggaggaaaggaaaggagcgCTGGAGGCCGCCAACGAAGCGGCCTCCGCCGCCTCCGCCCCGGTTCCCGCACCCCCACAGGGCTCTTTGACCCCCAATAAAAGCCCCCCCGACAGAGGGGTGACCCCCAGACGCGAGGGCGCTCCCGCGGCCAAGAGGAGCTTCTCGAGTCAGAGGCCCGTAGAGAGACCGAATCGCCGAGGCAACAGCGGAGCCAAACCAGGCCGGGGCTACGCAGGAGtcaagggggagaggaggggcggGGCCAAAAGCGGTCGCAAAGG CCCCGCGGCCCAGCAGAACTTGGAAGGCGGAGCCCAAACCGCAGGAGGAGCGTCCCAGAGGCCCACGAAGGACCAGTCGGGCCGTCGCAAAGATGAGGCCAAACAGGCCGCCGCTAAGAAGCCCAAAGAGAACGCGCTCTCTCAGTTCGATCTGAACAATTACGCCA GTGTTGTGATCATCGACGACCACCCGGAGGTCACCACCACAGAGGACCCCCAGTCCAACGCCATCGATGACGGCTTCACGGAGGTCGTCTCCCGCAAGCAACAGAAACGCCTGCAGGACGAAGAGAAACGGAAAAAGGAAGAGCAGACTCCTCAG AACTGGAGTAAAAAAGGCTCCGGTGAGAAGggcagaggaggcggaggaaagCTGCCACCGAGATTTGCTAAAAAGCAGTCatcgcaacaacaacaacagcagcagcagcagcaacaacagtcCTCTCAGCCTCCTGTAGTCCCTCCACCTCAGGCCCAACCTCAACCCCTCATTTCTGCTGCCCAGCATCCTCACCTCGCCCCCGCGcagcccgccgccgccgccgcctcccccCAGACTCTGGAAGGCGCCGCGGCTCCACCGCCCTCCGTCTCCGCTGCCGCTGTGGACTTTACCTCAAAGAGTTTGCTGCCCGCGCAGACGCACGGCACTCTGGGTACAGAGCTGTGGGAGAGCAAGGTGGCGGGCTCCACTGTCCTTCCCGACGCCAAGAAGC TTGGTCCAATCAGCCCTCCCCAGCCCCCTTCTGTGAGTGCCTGGAACAAACCTCTTACCTCCTTCACCGGCACCGTCTCTGAG GGTGTGAAGCCCGGGTCGGAGGCCGGTGCGGAGTTGGTCATGGACATCATTCAGTTCGGGGCGCCGTCGTCCGCGGGCAGCACCGACAGCGACGGCGTCCCGGCGCTGCTGGAAATCGTCTCCGAAAACAAACTGCCGGCTCCCAAAGAACAGAGGCAGAAACAACCTCGAGCCGGCCCGATCAAAACGCAGAAG cttcctgaaATGGAACCGGTGGAAACGAAGGAGTACAAGCCCGGTCCCATCGGTAAAGAGCGCTCGTTGAAGAACCGCAAGGCCAAAGACGCTCGCGGGGGAGACGGCGacgggatggagggaggagtcCCCGGAGGAGTCGTCAGCAGAGCCACGGACTCCAGTCCGCCCATTATTGACGCCACGGTACCCGAGCTGGGAGGAGACATCGAGGGCATGATCACGATCCCCTCAGCGGAGTACAACAGCAACTCTAAG gaGTCGGTCACAGACTACACCacgccctcctcctcactggcCGACAGCGTTCCTACGGGAGTGAACAAAATAGAAGAGAGTTTGGTGGCAAAT GTGGCGCTTCCTCACTCGTTGCCTCTTCCTCGACGAGAGACCCTGCAGCAGAGCTCCAGCCTCAGCACCGTCTCTCCTGCCACCGTTGACCTGACATTAAAG ATGGAATCGGCGCGTAAGGCGTGGGAGAACTCCCCGATTCTGGAGAAGAACTCGCCggtcacttcctcttcctcccccatcACCCCCGGCGCATCCTCGtactccaccttctcctccgcCTCCATGCCGCAGATCCCCGTGGCTTCTGTTACCCCCAGCACCTCCCTGTCAG gtGCCGGCACCTACACGACGTCGTCCCTCAGCACCAAGACCACCACGGCCTCTGACCCCCCTAACATCTGCAAGGTGAAGCCCCAGCAGCTGCAGGGCGGCAGtctgtcctccagcagcagcagcagcagcagtagcttCTCTCAGTTGGGCTGCATGCCGACCCTCCtgccccagcagcagcagaccccGCAGGTGTACGTCTCTCAGTCTGCAGCAG CTCAGATTCCAGCCTTCTACATGGACACTAGCCACCTCTTCAGCGCCCCCCACCCTCGCTTGGCGCCTCCCTCCATGGCGCAGCAGCAGGCCTTCCAGCCCGGCATCTCACAG CCGACAGCAGTGCAGCAGATGCCCATCCCTCTCTACGCTCCACTGCAAGGTCAGcaccaacatcaacaacaacatcaacagcatcagcatcagcaccaaCAGCATCatcagcaccaacaccaacaccaccaacaacatCACCAACACCAGGCTCAGCTCGGACTCGGCACCGGTCCCCCCGTCTCCCAGCAACAGGACCTCTTCAGCTCCTCGCTGCAGCCTTACAG GTCTCAGCAGGCGTTCATGCAGAGCAGCCTGTCGCAGCCCTCCATGATGCTGTCGGGGCCGTCGCTGCACAGCTACGCCGGCGTCCAGGCGTCGGAGCTCGGCAAGCCTCAGTCCAATCTGGCCTATCAGCAGGCCTCCTCCGCCCAGCACATCCCCATCCTGTTTGAGCCGCAGCTCAACCAGCCCTCTGGCATGGGAGCCTCCCAGCTCATCGACACGCACCTGCTGCAG gccCGACAGGGGATGAGTCAGCATTCTAACATGTACTCGGGGCAGGTGCAACAACACGGCCAGAGCAGCTACTACAGCAACACCCAGTCGCCCAGCTCTGCAATGCAACAG atgaCGGTCTCGATGCCCAGCTCCCAGCTGTCCCTGTCGAACTACGGCTCGGGTGGAGGCCCGCCCCTCCTGGCGCTGCCCCCCACGCCCCCGCAGGTCCAGCCCCCCAACATCAACCGACAGCCCCCGATCTCCCAGCCGTACCGAAGCATCATGGGCCCCAACCACAGCATGATGCAGcctcccaccagcaag ATGGACATGGATCTGAAACTCTTTGGCGGTGGGATGGATGTGAAGCCCGGGACCCCTCCCATCGGCGCCAGGAGCACTACACCCACCTCCAGCCATTACAG AGCGAGCTCCACGTCTCCTAGCAACCAGTCCAGTAAGATCAACAGCATGCTGTACCAGAAGCAGTTTCAGGCCAGCTCCGCCGGCATGAGGATGGCGCAGCACTTCCCGGGCCAGTTCAACCCACAG ATTCTGTCTCAGCCCAACATCGTGTCCCCTCTGGTTCGACCTCCTCACATAAACTCGTTTGCCGGAGGCGTCCAGCGCTCTCCCATGGGGCCCCCGATGTCACCCAATGTGGGCGGCGGCCTCATGCCCCACCCCCATCCCCGACCTCAGCACCCACAGCACAGCCAGCACCTTCCCCGAGGACCTCCCGTTCCCTCGCTCGCGCCAAGAGGCACACACCTGGCGATGAAGGCCGAGCAGGACCTAAAG GCGAAGCAGCGGGCCGAGGTGCTCCAGGCCACGCATAAGTTCTTctcggagcagcagcagctcaaggCCACGCAACTCAGCAAGGCGTCGCGGCTCGATCAGGGGGGGAAACCCCCCCTCGACGCCTCCGCCCCCAACCACCAGGCGTCGGCGGACCGCCCAGATCTCGACAAACCCCCCATCTCCACGGCCAAGCCCATCCGGACCGGCCCCATCAAACCGCAGGCCATGAAACCAGAAGAGGGCAAGTAA